One segment of Pangasianodon hypophthalmus isolate fPanHyp1 chromosome 10, fPanHyp1.pri, whole genome shotgun sequence DNA contains the following:
- the LOC117598270 gene encoding cysteine proteinase, with amino-acid sequence MHVLLLVTALMALTNADSEEQKFRDWKQMFGKIYKSVEEESQHKNNWLKNLQLVLNHNKLADNGIKSYRLGMNYFADMDNKEYKDSMFKGWLFFNRTKKHSATTFLRQTGGAALAKTVNWRDKGYVTDVEDQKECDSCWAFSATGALEGQTFKKTGKLVSLSKQQLIDCSLKFGNKGCNGGWMDWAFEYVKENNGLNTHDSYHYEAKDGACRFNPATVGATCTGYVDIKSEDENALQEAVATIGPISVAINAGQDSFKLYKSGVYDEHECSSPNLNHAVLVVGYGTDNGKDYWLVKNSWGLTWGEQGYIKMSRNKDNQCGIATAAIYPVVSNKTQHVQCEACSTLFVLGCLLLGMFYSPDQTCNTAVYKLRNNVAAVHSKTHTNSVCRMRVLLVVSALVALSSAASISLEDLEFHAWKLKFGKIYKSVEEESQRKNTWLENRKLVLVHNMLADQGIKSYRLGMTYFADMSNQEYRQSAFKGCLGSFNRTKRHSAVTFLRQAGGATLPKTVDWRDKGYVTDVKDQKQCGSCWAFSATGALEGQTYRKTEKLVSLSEQQLVDCSGAFGNLGCGGGWMDWAFEYVKENGGLDTEDSYPYEAEDGACRYNPATVGATCTGYVDIQSEDENALQEAVATIGPISVAIDAGHESFQLYESGVYDEPDCSSTDLDHGVLAVGYGSDDGQDYWLVKNSWGLEWGHDGYIKMSRNKNNQCGIATKASYPLV; translated from the exons ATGCATGTTTTGCTTCTTGTCACCGCTCTCATGGCTTTGACCAACGCAGATAGTGAAGAGCAGAAGTTTCGGGACTGGAAACAGATGTTTG gTAAAATCTATAAGTCTGTAGAGGAGGAGTCTCAGCATAAGAATAATTGGCTGAAAAATCTCCAGCTGGTCCTGAACCACAACAAGCTGGCTGACAATGGCATTAAAAGCTACAGACTCGGCATGAACTACTTTGCAGACATG GACAACAAGGAGTACAAAGATTCCATGTTTAAGGGCTGGCTATTCTTCAACAGGACCAAGAAACACAGTGCAACTACATTCCTCCGACAGACAGGAGGAGCTGCTCTGGCAAAAACTGTGAACTGGAGGGACAAGGGCTATGTGACTGATGTTGAAGACCAGAAGGAGTGTGACTCTTGCTGGGCCTTTAGTGCG ACAGGGGCACTAGAGGGTCAGACATTCAAGAAGACTGGGAAACTGGTGTCACTCAGTAAGCAGCAGCTGATAGACTGCTCTCTAAAATTTGGGAACAAGGGCTGCAACGGTGGCTGGATGGACTGGGCCTTTGAAtatgtgaaagaaaataatGGACTAAACACACACGACTCCTACCACTATGAGGCCAAG GATGGGGCTTGCAGGTTTAATCCAGCCACTGTTGGAGCCACCTGCACTGGCTATGTAGATATAAAGAGTGAAGATGAGAATGCTTTGCAGGAAGCCGTGGCCACAATTGGACCCATTTCTGTCGCCATAAATGCAGGCCAGGATTCTTTCAAGCTCTATAAATCAG GTGTCTATGATGAACATGAGTGTAGCAGCCCTAACCTGAATCATGCTGTCCTAGTTGTTGGTTATGGCACTGATAATGGAAAGGATTACTGGCTGGTTAAGAAcag CTGGGGTCTTACATGGGGTGAACAAGGCTATATCAAGATGTCCAGGAACAAGGATAACCAGTGTGGTATTGCTACAGCAGCTATCTATCCTGTGGTTTCCAATAAAACTCAACATGTTCAGTGCGAGGCTTGCTCTACCCTCTTTGTACTGGGATGCTTATTGTTGGGTATGTTTTACT CACCTGACCAGACCTGTAATACAGCAGTATATAAACTCAGGAACAACGTGGCAGCTGTCCattcaaagacacacacaaacag CGTTTGCAGAATGAGGGTTTTACTTGTCGTCAGCGCTCTCGTGGCTCTGTCCAGTGCAGCCAGTATCTCTCTGGAGGACCTGGAGTTTCATGCCTGGAAACTGAAGTTTG GTAAGATCTATAAGTCTGTAGAGGAGGAGTCTCAGCGTAAGAATACATGGCTGGAAAATCGCAAGCTGGTCCTGGTACACAACATGCTGGCTGACCAGGGCATTAAGAGCTACAGACTCGGCATGACCTACTTTGCGGACATG AGTAACCAGGAGTACAGACAGTCTGCGTTTAAGGGCTGCCTGGGATCCTTCAACAGGACCAAGAGACACAGTGCAGTTACATTCCTCCGACAGGCAGGAGGAGCTACTTTGCCAAAAACTGTGGACTGGAGGGACAAGGGCTATGTGACTGATGTTAAAGACCAGAAGCAGTGTGGCTCTTGCTGGGCCTTTAGTGCG ACAGGGGCACTGGAGGGTCAGACATACaggaaaactgaaaaactggTGTCACTCAGCGAGCAGCAGCTGGTAGACTGCTCTGGAGCATTTGGCAACCTGGGCTGTGGTGGTGGCTGGATGGACTGGGCCTTCGAATATGTGAAAGAAAATGGAGGACTGGACACAGAGGACTCCTACCCCTATGAGGCCGAG GATGGGGCTTGCAGATATAATCCAGCCACTGTTGGAGCCACCTGCACTGGCTATGTGGACATACAGAGTGAAGATGAGAACGCTTTGCAGGAAGCCGTGGCCACAATCGGACCCATCTCTGTCGCCATAGATGCAGGCCATGAATCCTTCCAGCTCTATGAATCAG GTGTCTATGATGAACCTGACTGTAGCAGCACTGACCTGGATCATGGTGTCCTGGCTGTTGGTTATGGCTCTGATGATGGACAGGATTACTGGTTGGTTAAGAACag CTGGGGTCTTGAATGGGGTCATGACGGCTATATCAAGATGTCAAGGAACAAGAATAACCAGTGTGGCATTGCCACAAAAGCCAGCTATCCTCTGGTTTAA
- the LOC113545070 gene encoding uncharacterized protein LOC113545070 — protein MRVLIVITTLVALASAVSISLEDLEFHSWKLKFGKIYKSVEEESQRKMTWLENRKVVLVHNMLADQGIKGYRLGMTYFADMSNQEYRQSVFKGCLGSFNRTKKHSAATFLLQAGGAVLPDTVDWREKGYVTEVKDQKDCGSCWAFSATGSLEGQTFRKTGKLVSLSEQQLVDCSGQYGNMGCGGGLMDQAFEYIKDNKGIDTEESYPYEATDGDCRFKPATVGATCTGYVDINSEDENALQEAVATIGPISVAIDAGHQSFQLYKSGIYNEPKCSSMDLDHGVLAVGYGKDNGQDYWLVKNSWGLDWGDNGYIKMSRNKNNQCGIATAASYPLFGEDPYTGVIVSYPQISGHIVGIPSQEIHNRSASVDESNVQETHGLRMRVLLVVTTLVALASAARVSLEDLEFIAWKLKFGKIYKSVEEESQHKMTLLENRKLVLVHNMLADQGIKSYRLGMTSFADMDNQDYRQSVFKGYLRSFNRIKRHSAATFLRQAGGAVLPDTVDWREKGYVTEVKNGWSWAVSATGSLEGQTFNKTRKLVSLSGQQLADCMWSMWKIYCPGFSVPEVFEYIKNNNGIDTEKSYPYEATCGDCRFNPATVGATCTGYVNIKSGDEKALQEAVATIGPISVAIDAGHMSFQFYESGIYDEPDCSSTEMNHAVLVVGYGTEDGRDYWLVKNSWGLVWGDEGYIKMSRNKNNQCGIATYAVYPLV, from the exons ATGAGGGTTTTAATTGTCATCACCACTCTCGTGGCTCTGGCCAGTGCAGTCAGCATCTCTCTGGAAGACCTGGAGTTTCATTCCTGGAAACTGAAGTTTG GTAAGATCTATAAGTCTGTAGAGGAGGAGTCTCAGCGTAAGATGACTTGGCTGGAAAATCGCAAAGTGGTCCTGGTACACAACATGCTGGCCGACCAGGGCATTAAGGGCTATAGACTCGGCATGACTTACTTTGCAGACATG AGTAACCAGGAGTACAGACAGTCTGTGTTTAAGGGCTGCCTGGGATCATTCAACAGGACCAAGAAACACAGTGCAGCTACGTTCCTCCTACAGGCAGGAGGAGCTGTTCTGCCAGATACTGTGGACTGGAGGGAAAAGGGCTACGTGACTGAGGTTAAGGACCAGAAGGATTGTGGCTCTTGCTGGGCCTTCAGTGCG ACAGGGTCACTGGAAGGTCAGACGTTTAGGAAGACAGGGAAGCTGGTGTCACTGAGTGAACAGCAATTAGTGGACTGCTCCGGGCAATACGGAAACATGGGATGCGGAGGTGGCTTAATGGATCAAGCCTTTGAATACATTAAGGACAACAAGGGAATTGACACAGAGGAGTCCTACCCTTATGAAGCCACT GATGGAGACTGTAGGTTTAAACCAGCCACTGTGGGAGCCACCTGCACTGGCTATGTGGATATAAACAGTGAAGATGAGAATGCTCTACAGGAAGCCGTGGCAACAATTGGGCCCATTTCTGTCGCCATAGACGCAGGCCACCAGTCTTTCCAGCTCTATAAATCTG GAATCTACAATGAGCCTAAGTGTAGCAGCATGGACCTGGATCATGGTGTCCTGGCTGTTGGTTATGGCAAGGATAATGGACAAGACTACTGGCTGGTCAAgaacag ctggGGTCTCGATTGGGGTGATAATGGCTATATCAAGATGTCCAGGAACAAGAATAACCAGTGTGGTATTGCCACAGCAGCCAGCTATCCTCTA tttggggaagacccataTACGGGTGTGATTGTCAGTTATCCACAAatttctggccatatagt TGGCATACCGAGTCAGGAAATCCACAACAGGTCTGCATCTGTAGATGAATCCAACGTTCAAGAAACACACGGATTGAG aatgaGGGTTTTGCTTGTCGTCACCACTCTTGTGGCTCTGGCCAGTGCAGCCAGAGTCTCTCTGGAAGACCTGGAGTTCATTGCCTGGAAATTGAAGTTTG gTAAGATCTATAAGTCTGTAGAGGAGGAGTCTCAGCATAAGATGACTTTGCTGGAAAATCGCAAACTGGTCCTGGTACACAACATGCTGGCTGACCAGGGAATTAAGAGCTACAGACTCGGCATGACCTCCTTTGCAGACATG GATAACCAGGACTACAGACAGTCTGTGTTTAAGGGCTACCTGAGATCCTTCAACAGGATCAAAAGACACAGTGCAGCTACATTCCTCCGGCAAGCAGGGGGAGCTGTTCTGCCAGATACTGTGGACTGGAGGGAAAAGGGCTATGTGACTGAGGTTAAGAATGGTTGGAGCTGGGCCGTCAGTGCG ACAGGGTCACTGGAAGGCCAGACATTTAATAAGACGAGGAAACTGGTGTCGCTGAGTGGGCAACAGTTAGCGGACTGCATGTGGTCAATGTGGAAAATTTATTGCCCGGGTTTTAGTGTGCCTGAAGTCTTTGAATACATTAAGAACAACAATGGAATTGACACAGAGAAGTCCTACCCTTATGAAGCCACT tgtggGGATTGCAGGTTTAATCCAGCCACTGTGGGAGCCACCTGCACTGGctatgtgaatataaaaagtggAGATGAGAAAGCTCTACAGGAAGCTGTGGCCACCATCGGACCCATTTCTGTTGCCATAGATGCAGGCCACATGTCCTTCCAGTTCTATGAATCTG GTATCTATGATGAGCCTGACTGTAGCAGCACTGAGATGAATCATGCTGTCCTGGTTGTTGGTTATGGCACGGAAGATGGACGAGACTACTGGCTGGTCAAGAACAG ttggGGTCTTGTCTGGGGTGACGAAGGCTATATCAAGATGTCAAGGAACAAGAATAACCAGTGTGGTA